The nucleotide window ACCTGCTGTGCAGGCCCGGCTTTTGGCGTCGAGATATTGCTTTATGGCATTTTCAGCGCTAGCATGGGGCCATGGCCATCTCCGCAACCAGCGCGCCGGCTTCCGGCGTCTACACCCCCACCACGACCACGGTCGCCCGCACCAGCAATGCCTCGCTGGCCGCGAAGGCGACCAGCCTGTCGTCGACGGGCGGTATCGTGGCCATGCTGGGCGGCTCGCCGGCCGCGCAGCTGTATTCTCCGGCCGGACTGCTCAATACCCTGGCGCAGGCCGGCACCGCATCGGCAACGCCCGGCGGCAGCGGTACGGGCACCGATAACAACGCGGGGGCCTCGCCAGCAGCGGCGAATGGGCGGCGATCCTGAAGGCCAATCCATCCGCCGCCGCGTTCGTCATCGGCGCTTCCTATACCAGCGGCATCATCGATACGCTCGCCTGAGCCGCTTTCCGGAATGACGCCTGCCGCCGCCGGCGGGAATCAGGCCTGCATCGCGTAGCGTTCCAGCCAGTGCGCATACGGCGCCGGCAGCACCCACGACGGGCGCGCCAGTCCCAGGTCCTTCGCCGCGCGGTACGGATAGTGCGGATCGGCCAGCAGCGCGCGGCCCACCATCACCAGGTCCATCTGGCCATCCGCGATGACGCGGTCGGCATTGGCCGGCGCGTCGATGCCCCAGGAGGCGGCGACCGGCAGGCCGGCTTCGCGGCGCACGCGTTCGGCGACCGGTGCCAGGAAGGCCGGGCCCCACGGAATCGCCGTCTTCGGGATCGTGAAGCCGACCGACACGTTCAGCAGGTCCAGCCCGCCGGCACGCATCTTCCGCGTCAAGTCGATCGATTCGAGCAGGGTTTCCTCGTCGCGGCCGTCGTACTCGATGACGCCGAAGCGGGCCGTCAGCGGCAGGTTCTCCGGCCATACCTCGCGCACGGCGGCCAGCGTTTCAAGCAGGAAGCGGCCGCGGTTTTCCGCGCTGCCGCCATAGATGTCGTCACGCTGGTTGGAGTGCGCCGAGAAAAAGCTTTGCGCCAGGTAGCCGTGGGCAAAGTGAAGCTCGAGCCACTGGAAACCGGCATCGCGGGCGCGCCGCGCGGCCTGCACGAAGTCGGCTTTCACGCGCTCGATGTCGGCGATCGTCATCGCCTGCGGCACTTTCGGCAGGTTGGCGCCGAAGGCGATCGCCGAGGGCGCGATGGTCTGCCAGCCGTGCGGGTCGCCTTCGGCAAGATGGTCGTCGCCTTCCCACGGACGGTTGGCGCTGGCCTTGCGGCCGGCATGGGCGATCTGGATGCCCGGCACCGCGCCGCCGGCCTTGATGGCGGCGGCGATGCGCGCCATGCCCTCGGCCTGGCCGTCTTCCCACAGGCCCGTGCAGCCCGGCGTGATGCGGCCTTCCGGCGAGACAGCGGTGGCTTCGACGATCACCAGGCCGGCACCGCCGCGCGCGATGCTCGTGTAGTGGGCCAGGTGCCAGTCATTGGTATAGCCGTCGACGGCGCTGTACTGGCACATCGGCGGTACCGCGATGCGGTTGCGCAGCGTGACATCCTTGAGGGTGAATTCAGTGAAGAGTGCGGACATGTGTGTTCGAAAAAATGAGGAGGAAGCACTGTAAGCGCGGCCCGGCATCATGTAAACTGATGGCACCTTATCTCTCCCATTAGAGTTTGTTATGCATCCGCCGCAATGGCTGCAGTCGTTTACCGCGCTGGCCCATACCGGCAGCTTCACCCGCGCCGCGGAACGGCTGGGGCTAACGCAGGCCGCCGTGAGCCAGCATGTGCGCCAGCTGGAAGACCGGCTCGGGCCCCTGCTGATCCGGCGGCCACGCGCGATCGAGCTGACGCCCGCCGGCAGCGCGCTGTTGCAGTACTGCGCCGAGATCGAGGAAGCCGACCGGCGGCTGGCCGTGCGCATCGCCGACGAGGAAGCCTGCTGCGGCGACGTCGGGCTGGTCACGCCCGGCAGCCTGGGCCTGTTCCTTTATCCGCTGCTGCTGGACTTCCAGCTTGCCCATCCCGGCCTGGCGATCCGCCACCGCTTCGCGCCCGACCGCGAAACGCTGGCCCAGGTGCTCGACAAGCGCTATGACCTGGGCATCGTCGCCCTGAAACCGGACGATGCGCGCCTGGCCGCCGCGCCGTTCGCCGAGGAAGCGCTGGAGCTGGTGGTGCCGGCGGCTTCCGACGTGCGCGGCTGGAGCGACCTGCAGGCGCTGGGCTTCATCGACCACCCGGAAGGCCACGCGATGGCGACGCGCCTGCTGAGCCGCGCCTTCCCCGGCAATCCGGGCATCGCCACCGTGCCGGCGCGCGGCTTTTCCAACCAGGTCGGCCTGCTGCTCGAACCCGTCGCGCGGGGCCTGGGCTTCACCGTCATTCCCACCCATGCACGCCGGGCATTCGCGCGGCAGGAAGCGATCCGCGTCATCGACATGGCCGCGCCCGTGGTCGATACGCTGTGGCTGATCCACCGTGCCGAATGGCCGCTGCCGGCACGCGCCCGCCGCGTGGCCGATTACCTGTACCAGCAACTTTCAGAGAGGACCATCCGATGACCGAGTACCTGGAGTTCGCCCGCCAGCTGGCCGATGCCGCCGCCGCCGCGGCCATGCCGCATTTCCGCACCCGCCTGGACGTGGAAAACAAGGAGCAGGGCGCCTACGATCCCGTCACCATCGCCGACCGGGCGGCCGAGCGGGCCATGCGCGAGCTGATTCGCGCGCGCTATCCGGAGCACGGCATCGTCGGCGAAGAAGAAGGCGTGCACCGGGGCAGCAGCCCGTACCACTGGGTGCTCGACCCGGTCGACGGCACGCGTTCGTTCATCTGCGGCCTGCCGCTGTGGGGCACGCTGATCGCGCTGAACGACGGCACCCGGCCCGTGGTGGGCGCGATGTACCAGCCGTTTACGCGCGAGTTCTTTGCCGGCGCGCCGGATGGCGCCTGGCTGAACGGCGAGCCACTGCGCACGCGGCCCTGCGCCAGCCTGGCGTCCGCCCGCGTGATGACGACGGCGCCGGAAATCCTGCGCGTGCCCGCCCAGCGCGCCGCCTGGGATGCGCTGGCCGCCGACGCCCAGCTGGTGCGCTTCGGCGCCGACTGCTATGCCTACTGCATGCTGGCCGCCGGGCACATCGACGCCGTTGTCGAGGCGGGGCTGAAACCGTTCGATATCCAGGCGCTGATGCCCATCATCGAGGGCGCCGGCGGCATCGTCACTTCCTGGGACGGCGGCGATGCCCAGCAGGGCGGCACCGTGCTGGCCTGCGGCGACCGGGCGCTGCACGCGCAACTGGTGGAGCGGCTGCGGCATGCGGCGTGACCGGCCTGTCTCCATGCCAATGCTCCGATGGCTTGCCATATGAAATGAACAACGTACAACAGTATTGAATTTAACTTAACAGATTTTTTGAGCCGTGCCAGACTTTGGGCTTTTACTCGACGCGAGAAAGGGGTAATGGCCGTGAAGAATAAATTGCTATTGGCACAAACGGGGCCAAAAATGAAGAAAGTCATCCTTGCTGGCATTCTCGGTGCGCTGGTATCCGCAAGTGCGTCAGCCGACACCTTGTACTTCGCCTACAAGGGATTTTATGACGCCTACCATGGCGTCCTGAAGCCCAATGAGAGCCTGACAGGGCATTTCGTTGCCAACGATCTGAACAATGATGGCGCCTACTCGAAGAACGAGCTGGTGTCATTGAAAATCGGCAGGCTCAACCTCGAGAACGTTTGCGAAAGTTATTCGGACGGTTATTTCATCTCCTACTGCGTCAAAGCCTTTTCGTATTCCGCCAGCGAAGGCTTGACGATCGATGCATACCGTAACGTCAGTGTCGAATACAACGCTCATTATAACTCGGTAAAAACCGGCGAATTCTACAAGTACACATGGCATGGATACGATTCAGGCCATATTACAAGTTGGACCTGGACGCCGGAGACCAAGTTCGTCACCAGCACGAGCCCTGTTCCCGAGCCGGCATCCATCGCCATGCTGGGCCTTGGCCTGGGCACGCTGATGCTGGCCCGCCGTCGCCGCCGCTGATCGTTTTCCTGCACGCTGCTCGCGCGCGCAGCGTGCAACCGGTCCAATTCCGCGCGAGCTTGAAATCGTTGTCAAGAATCGCAACGCCCGCCGGTGAATTTCATAATTGCCCGCCGCTTCCCCCGTGAGCAGAATTGCCACACGATCGCCCGTTGCGCCCTCTCGACTATTACAATGGCGCCCACCGAACGGAGCATGGGGAGACAAACCAGATGCTGAGAACGCACCGCATCGCGCTGCTTTTCAACGCCAACAAGATTTTCGACCGTGAAGTCATCACCGGCATCGCCGGTTACCTGGCCAGTACCCGCACCGCGTGGGACCTGTTCCTGGAAGAGGACTTCCGGCTGCGCCTGGCCGGCATCGACGGCTGGCAGGGCGACGGCATCATCGCCGACTTCGACGATCCGCTGGTGGCCAGCGCGCTGGCCTCCACGCGTGTGCCGCTGGTTGCCGTCGGCGGGTCGTACGAGAATGCCGCCGACTATCCGGCCGGCGTGCCCTACGTGGCCACCGACAACTTCAAGCTGGTCAAGCTGGCCTACGATCACCTGATCGAGGCGGGCCTGCGCAACATCGCCTGTTTCAGCCTGCCGGCGGCGCAGGAAAACCGCTGGGCCCAGGAGCGCGAGAAAGCCTATTGCAAGCTGCTGTTGCGCGACAAGCTGCAGCCCGAGGTGTACCGCGGCCACGCCACCAGCGCGCAGCACTGGAGCGAGGCCGTCGAGCAGCAGATCGCCTGGCTGCACAGCCTGCCCAAGCCGGTCGGCATCATCGCGGTGACGGATGCGCGCGCACGCCAGCTGATGCAGGCTTGCGCGCTGGCCGGCATCGAGGTGCCCGAGCAGGTGGCCGTGATCGGCATCGACAACGATCCGCTGGCGCGCATGCTGACGCGCATTCCCATGAGTTCGGTGATCCAGGGCGCCCAGGAAATGGGCCGCACCGCCGCCCACCTGCTGGACCAGATGCTGCACGGCGTGCGCCTGCCCGACACGCGCATCCTGGTGCCGCCGGCCGGCATCAACGTGCTGGCCTCCAGCAAGCACGAGGCGGGCAAGCACCCACACGTGATGCGCGCGCGCCACTTCATCCGGCAGTATGCCTGCCAGGGCATCAAGACCGACCAGGTGGCCGAGTATGTCGGCATCTCGCGCTCGTCGCTGGAAGCGCATTTCCGCGCGGAGCTGGGCCGCAGCGTGCACGACGAGATCCTGCGCCTGCGCCTGGAGGCGGCCACCGGCTTCCTGGCCCGCGGCGGCTGCAACCTGGCCGACGTGGCGGTGCGCTGCGGCTTCACCTCCAGCCAGTACATGCACTCGGTGTTCAAGCGCGAACTGGGCTGCACGCCGCGCGCCTGGCAGGAACGCCAGCGCGGCGCCGAAACCACCGGCGACGTCCCCGGATGAACATCATGCCGCCCATCGCCGCCTCCGCCGCCACGGCCCAGCAATTCACGCTGACGAACGCCTGGGGCATGCGCGTGACGATCAGCGAGCGCGGCGCGGCACTGGTCTCGTGGCTGGCGCCGGACCGCTACGGCCGCATGGCCGACATCCTGCTCAGCTATCCCGAGAACGAATACCTGCGCCACCATCGCCATGCGTGGTTCGGCGCGATCATCGGCCGCTGGGCCAACCGCATCGCGCGCGGCCGCTTCAAGCTCGATGGCCGCGTGGTGCAAGCCGACGTCAACGACCGCGGCAACCACCTGCATGGCGGCGACGCGGGCTTCCATTCGGCGCACTGGGATGGCGAACTGGCGCACGGCGGGCTGGCGCTGTCGTACGTGTCGCCGGACGGGCAGGGCGGTTTTCCCGGCACGCTGGCCGTGCAGGTGTTCTACCAGCTCGACGACGACGGCAGCCTGTCGATCGAATACCAGGCCACCTGCGATGCGCCGACACCGGTCAACCTCAGCTCGCACCCGTGCTTCAACCTGAATGGCGGCAGCGCCGACGTGGGCGACCACATGCTGCGCATCGATGCCGACCATTACCTGGCCATCGATGAACTGGGCATTCCGCTGGGCCGCGCCGAGGTGGCCGGCACGCCGTTCGATTTCCGGCAGCCGGCCGCGATCGGGCCGCGCATGCGCTGGCCCGACCCGCAGATCCGCGTGGCCGGCGGCTTCGATCACTGCTATTGCCTGCCGTCCGACCCGCGCGAGCCGGGCCGGCTGCGCAACGTGGCGCGCGTCATCGATCCCGGCTCGGGGCGCCAGCTGGACGTGGCCACCACCGAGGCGGGGCTGCAGTTCTACAGTGGGAATGGCCTGACGGGCGTGCGCGGGCGCCACGGTGTCACATATTCGCGACACGACGGATTTTGCCTGGAAGCGGGCGCCTATCCCGACCAGCTCAACGGCAAGGGCGCCGCGGCCGTGATTCTGCGGCCTGGCCAGGTGTACCGGCAGACCACCGTCTACCGTGTCTCGCTCCAATCCTCACTGCAAAGCTGAAATATCGTTCGGGCAACTGGTCAATTTCGTAATTGATGCGTGCAACCGTCCACCGCCAGAATGCTGTCAGCACCACGTAAGGTGCCAAAACCATAACGACGAGACGCCATGCGCCATTCCCTTGCGCTGCTGCTGGCGGTTGCTGCCGCACATGCGGCGGCCGCCGGAGCGGATACGCCTGATCCACTGACGCTGTTCAAGAACCGCCCTGCCGCCGGCTGGAAAGTGACGGTCGCGGACCCGGAAAACAGCGTGCCGCTGGCCGGGGCAGGTGCCGTCGTCTCCAAGTCCGCCGTCGTTCCCAAGTCGATCAAACAACCGGAAGCTGTCGTGCGCGCCACCGCCGGCAAGGTGGCCGGCCGCGATGCCCTCACGCTGGCATGGCAAAAGACCTGGTATGCCAGCCTGCGCTTCGAACACGCCCCCCTGGACCTGCGCCCCTACCTCGCCAAGGGCATCGTCGCCTTCGACCTGGACGTGCGCGAGATGAAGAACGGCGGCATCGACTTCAAGCTCGACTGCGGCAAGGATTGCGAACGCAAGGTGCCGTACGTGCTGCCGGGCCGCGCCGCGTCCGGCCAGGGCTGGAAGAGCGTGTCGTTCGCGCTGAGCTGCTTCCAGCGCGACGGCGATACTTTTGAAACGGTCATGAAACCGTTTTCAGTGGAAGCGACGGGGCAGGGCGAAGTGGCCATCGCCAACCTGCGCATCCTGAAGACGGGCACGCCGAATACCGCCTGCCCCGACTACCGCACGCGCTCCGTGACCGCCGAACCGCTGAACGAATCGTGGGCCATCGACTGGTGGATGCCGCGCCACGAGCAGCGGGTGAAGGAAAATGCGCAGCTGCGCGCCGCCGGCACGCCGCCGCAGCTGGTGTTCATCGGCGATTCGATCACCGAAGGCTGGGCCAAGGAAGGCAAGGAAGAATTCGCGCGGCGCTACGCCCGCTACCACCCCGTCAACCTGGGCTTCGGCGGCGACCGCACGGAAAACATCCTGTGGCGCCTGCAGCATGGCGAAGTCGATGGCATCGACCCGAAGGTGGTGGTGCTGATGGCCGGCACCAACAACACCGGTAGCCGGCAGGAAGATCCGGCAACGACGGCGGCCGGCCTGCGCCGCGTCATCGACGAGCTCCAGCAACGCCTGCCGAACGCGAAGATCCTGCTGCTGGGCGTGTTCCCGCGCGACGCGGTGGACAGCCAGTCGCGCCGCATCAACAACGCCATCAACCAGCGCATCGCGGCATTCGCCGACAACCGCCGCGTGTTCTTCGCCGACATCGGCAGCGCCTTCCTCGACGAGGCGGGCACGCTGTCGAAGGACATCATGCCGGACCTGCTGCACCCGAACGCGCGCGGCTATGCAATCTGGGGCAAGGCGATGGACCCGATCCTGCAGCCGCTGCTGACCGGCTACCGGTGGGACAGCGTGCCGATCGGCGGCGGCGGTTTCGTGCCGGCGGTGATTCCGACCACGGAGCGGGGCGTCGTGTATGCGCGCACCGACGTCGGCGGCGCCTATCGCTGGACCAGCGACCGGTGGGTGCCGCTGCTGGACTGGCTGTCGGAAGAGCAGACCGGCCTGCTCGGCGTGGATTCGCTGGCCGCCGACCCGCGCGATGCCTCGAAAGTCTACCTGCTGGCCGGCATCGCGTACCACAACGGCGGCCGCACGGCGATCCTGCGTTCGCGCGATTACGGCAAGACCTTCGCCGTCACCGACGTGACCGCGCAGTTCAAGACCCACGGTAATGGCGCGGGCCGCAACAACGGCGAACGCCTGGCCGTCGACCCCGGCGCGGGCAATGTGCTGTACGTGGGCACGCGCGCCAACGGCCTGTTCCGCAGCGACGATTTCGGCGCGACCTGGCAACGCCTGCCGGGCCTGGACGTGACCACCACGCCTAACGGCGCCGGCATCGCCTTCGTCATCCCCGATCCGGCCAGCGTGAAGGCCGGCGGCACGGCGCAGCGCCTGTTCGTCGGCGTATCGCGTGGCGGCACGAATTTGTTCCGCAGCGACGATGGCGGCGCCACCTTCGTGCCGATGGATGCCACGCCGGACGGCCTGATGCCGCAGCGCGCCGCGCTCGACGGTGCCGGCCACCTGTACGTGACGTTCGCCAACGGCGCCGGCCCGCACCCGCGCGGCGACGAGAAGATGGACCGCGGCGCGATCCGCAAGTACGGCATCGCCGCCCGCTCCGGCCAGGACGTGACACCGAAGGGACAACCAGCCTCCTACTCCGGCATCAGCGTGGACCGCAGCGATCCGCGCCGCCTGCTGGCCTCGACCATCTCGCTGTATGCGCCGCAAGGCCGGGAAAAGGGCGATGCCAAGGGCGACCGCCTGTACCTGTCGACGGACGGCGGCACCACGTGGACCGACCTGGTCGCACGCGGCTTCGCAATGGACCGCGCCGGCGTGCCATGGGTGAAGGGCCACGCGATCCACTGGGCCAGTTCGATCGTCTTCGATCCATTCGATCCGAAGGCCGCCTGGGTCACCTCGGGCAATGGCGTATTCAAGACATCGGACCTGGACGCCGCGACCGTCACCTGGCGCTTCGACGTGAAGGGACTGGAAGAAACGGTGCCGCTGGGCCTCGTCAGCCGCCCGGGCGCGCCGCTGGTGTCGACCATCGGCGACTACGACGGCTTCATCCACCCGGACCTGAAACAGTACGGCCGCATCCACGAACCACAGATGGGCACCACCTTCGGCCTGGCCTACGCGGCGCTGCAGCCGCAGGTGCTGGCGCGCGTGGGCAAGTCGGTCTACGTGACGCGCGATGGCGGCGCCACGTGGCGGCTGGGGCGCGGCGCCAATGGCATCAACGGCATCAAGGGCCAGCTGGCGCTGTCGGCCGACGGCAAGGTACTGCTGCATTCTCCTGAAAGGTCGCGCGTGACTTTCCGATCGCTAGACGATGGCGACAGCTGGGCACCCGCGCAAGGCATCGCCGGCGCCCGCCCGGTGGCCGATCCGGTCGACGCGCAGCGTTTCTACGCCTACCAGGACGGTGCGTTCCTCGTCAGTACCGATGCCGGTCGCACCTTCGCCGCCAGGGCGCAGCTGCCGAAGGGCGGCTCGGACCTGGTGCGCGCCGCGCCGGGCCGCGCCGGCGACGTCTGGGTGCCACTGAAGAATGGCGGCCTGGCCCGCTCGGTCGATGGCGGCGGCGCGTTCGCGCTGCTCGACGGCGTGACGTATGCCGGCGCGATCGGTTTCGGCAAGGCCGGACGCGATGGCGCTTACCCGGCCATCTACCTGTGGGGCACGGTGGACGGCCAGCGCGGCCTCTGGCGTTCCACGAACGAGGGCGCCGACTGGGTGCGCATCAACGACGACGCGCACCAGTACGGCGGTCCGGGCGATGGCGGTTTCATCGTCGGGGACATGAATACATTCGGGCGCGTGTACATGAGCAGCGCCGGCCGGGGCATCGTGATGGGGGAGATTGCAAAATGAGGCGGATGTTGTTGACCGCGATGTTGTTCGTGGCGGCCGCCGTGCAGGCGGCGCCCGACCTGGTGCTGCGCTACGACCGCCCGGCCACCGACAGTGCCGAGGGCTGGGAGCGCGAGGCGCTGCCGGTCGGCAATGGCCGCATCGGCGCGATGGTGTTCGGCCAGCCGGCCCGCGAACACCTGCAGTTCAATGACATCACGCTGTGGACGGGCGACGCGAAATCGATGGGCGCGTTCCAGCCGTTCGGCGATGTCTTCGTCGACCTGCCGGCCCACGCCGCCGCCACCGCTTACTCGCGCACGCTGGACCTGGCCCGCGGCCTGCACACGGTGCGCTACACCGTGAACGGCGTGCGCTACCAGCGCGAAACCATCGCCAGCCATCCGGCGGACGTGATCGTGCTGCGCCTGACCGCCGACAAGCCGGGCGCCCATACCGGCGTGGTGCGCCTGACCGACCAGCATGGCGCGCACGTCAACGCCTTCGGCAACCGCATCCGCGCCACCGGTTCGCTGGCCGGCTTCGTGGTGCCGCGCGAACGGGGCAACCAGTGGACGCCGGCGCAGCAGCCGCTGACCGGCAACCAGATGGACTACGCCGCGCAGGTGCAGGTGGTGCACGAAGGCGGCAAGGTGACCATGGAAGGCGACACGGTACGTTTTGAAAACGTCGACGCGCTGACGCTGGTGCTGGGCGCCGGCACCAGCTATGTCCGCGATGGCAGCGTGAATTTCCAGGGCGCGCATCCGCTGGCGCGCGTCACCACGCAAGTGGACCGCGCCGCGGCACGCCCATGGTCCGTTTTGCAGGCTGAACAGGAAAACGATTTCAAGAACCTGTTCGGCCGTTTGAGCCTCGACGTGGACGCGGCCTGGGAGCCGAAAGTCGCCGAAGAGCGCCGTGCGCTGACGACCGACCGCCGCCTGGCTGCCTACACGAAGAACGGCAACGATCCCGAACTGGAAACCCAGGTGTTCCAGTATGGCCGCTACCTGCTGATCGGCAGCTCGCGCGGCCCGCTGCCGGCCAACCTGCAGGGCCTGTGGAACAACAGCCTCACGCCGCCGTGGAATGCCGATTACCACACCAACATCAACATCCAGATGAACTACTGGCCGGCGGAAACGGCCAACCTGTCCGAACTGGCGCAGCCGCTGTTCGGCTTCGTTGAATCGATGGTGCCGTCGTACCGCCGGCTGGTAGCGGAAAGCGCGGCCAATCCGTCGCGCGATGCCGAGGATGGGCAAGTGGTCGAGACCTTCCTGCGCAAGGATGGCAAGCCGGTGCGCGGCTGGACCGT belongs to Pseudoduganella albidiflava and includes:
- a CDS encoding glycoside hydrolase family 95 protein, translating into MLLTAMLFVAAAVQAAPDLVLRYDRPATDSAEGWEREALPVGNGRIGAMVFGQPAREHLQFNDITLWTGDAKSMGAFQPFGDVFVDLPAHAAATAYSRTLDLARGLHTVRYTVNGVRYQRETIASHPADVIVLRLTADKPGAHTGVVRLTDQHGAHVNAFGNRIRATGSLAGFVVPRERGNQWTPAQQPLTGNQMDYAAQVQVVHEGGKVTMEGDTVRFENVDALTLVLGAGTSYVRDGSVNFQGAHPLARVTTQVDRAAARPWSVLQAEQENDFKNLFGRLSLDVDAAWEPKVAEERRALTTDRRLAAYTKNGNDPELETQVFQYGRYLLIGSSRGPLPANLQGLWNNSLTPPWNADYHTNINIQMNYWPAETANLSELAQPLFGFVESMVPSYRRLVAESAANPSRDAEDGQVVETFLRKDGKPVRGWTVRTETNPFGYMQWKWNKTANAWYAQHFWEHYAFTRNRTFLQEVAYPLLKEVSQFWLDYLKRLPDGTLVAPNGWSPEHGPVEDGVAYDQQIVWDLFQNTVEAAGELKTDAAFARQVAAARDRLAAPKIGSWGQLLEWMEEKKDPVLDTPNDNHRHVSHLFGVFPGRQITPARTPKLAEAARVSLAARGDAGTGWSMAWKTAFWARLGDGDKAHAMLRGVIATPGARAQEHKPGTEENTAGGMYPNLLDAHPPFQIDGNFGVTAAICEMLLQSHDGELHLLPALPAAWRSGSVTGLRGRGGYEVDMTWRDGRLTSATVKAKPGNGTGTVRVRTGAKTVILKVKQGEARELGTL